In a single window of the Gossypium hirsutum isolate 1008001.06 chromosome A13, Gossypium_hirsutum_v2.1, whole genome shotgun sequence genome:
- the LOC107939083 gene encoding uncharacterized protein, whose translation MEFQTLNNLETELHEPPQVLFEDYDSTCSTPYVSAPSSPGREPGPGWIHGGLFYSAPASPIHFTMTSIASKVSSTRPSSPDNSPLPLGSEFEFSARFGYTGSDQTRSMTSADELFLNGKIRPLKLSTHLERPQVLAPLLDVEHEDDDGSEDVRGRDVKVRVDKRRARSMSPLRNATFGLKIHDQNMCLDKDLGHKTDRNNNETISDPMSASSSSSSDGRRSKGWVFLKGFIRSKSEGRSNNIKLWSTFSFSPLKEKKAGNKSNAVVQEPNHKPVNGIGKRRVPPSPHELHYTANRAQAEEMRKKTFLPYRQGLLGCLGFSSKGYGAMNGLATALNPVSSR comes from the coding sequence ATGGAGTTTCAAACTCTAAACAACTTAGAAACAGAACTCCATGAGCCTCCTCAAGTTTTGTTTGAAGACTATGACAGCACCTGCTCCACACCTTATGTTAGTGCTCCTTCAAGCCCTGGTCGGGAACCAGGACCAGGATGGATTCATGGTGGGTTATTTTATAGTGCACCAGCTAGCCCCATCCACTTTACAATGACCTCAATAGCTTCAAAGGTATCATCAACTCGACCATCTTCACCTGATAACTCACCGCTGCCTCTTGGTTCCGAGTTTGAGTTTTCTGCAAGGTTTGGTTATACTGGGTCGGATCAAACAAGATCCATGACCTCAGCTGATGAACTTTTCTTAAATGGGAAGATCAGACCCTTGAAGCTATCAACTCATTTGGAAAGGCCTCAGGTTTTGGCTCCTTTACTGGATGTTGAACATGAAGATGATGACGGAAGTGAAGATGTAAGAGGCAGAGATGTGAAGGTGAGGGTGGATAAGAGAAGAGCAAGATCCATGTCCCCTTTAAGAAATGCTACTTTCGGCCTTAAAATCCATGACCAAAACATGTGCCTAGATAAAGATTTAGGCCATAAAACTGACAGGAACAACAATGAAACCATCAGTGATCCAATGtcagcttcttcttcttcttcttcagatGGAAGAAGATCAAAAGGATGGGTTTTTCTTAAAGGTTTTATAAGGAGCAAAAGTGAAGGGCGAAGCAACAATATTAAGTTATGGTCAACTTTTTCATTCTCTCCATTGAAGGAAAAGAAAGCAGGGAACAAGAGCAATGCTGTGGTTCAGGAACCTAACCACAAACCTGTGAATGGAATAGGGAAGAGGAGGGTTCCACCATCACCCCATGAATTGCATTACACAGCAAATAGAGCACAAGCTGAAGAAATGAGGAAGAAGACTTTTTTGCCTTACAGACAAGGCTTGCTTGGGTGTTTAGGGTTCAGCTCAAAAGGTTATGGTGCCATGAATGGCTTAGCTACAGCTTTAAATCCTGTTTCTTCCAGGTAA